In Xiphophorus hellerii strain 12219 chromosome 13, Xiphophorus_hellerii-4.1, whole genome shotgun sequence, the following proteins share a genomic window:
- the tfpi2 gene encoding tissue factor pathway inhibitor 2 isoform X1, with product MEFALLAFFTLFASFSSSLALSRSKGACLLQVENGPCRGEIERYYYNTVTQKCEIFYYGGCQGNANNFNSYQECQKACFRIPKIPQICRFPKEAGHCRGLFPRYFFNMTTMQCESFYYGGCGGNTNRFNDLPSCLEYCSPKKTIPVLCLDPLDKGKCSASITRYYYNTATKMCEEFVYSGCGGSSNNFVSRQSCVDVCVQGPKKRSSHGKLRRLKQNRNNRIQLFQVEKA from the exons ATGGAGTTTGCCTTGCTCGCGTTTTTTACGTTATTTGCATCATTTTCCAGCAGTCTGGCGTTGTCGCGAAGTAAAG GCGCATGTCTGCTTCAAGTGGAAAATGGTCCCTGCAGAGGAGAAATCGAGCGCTATTACTACAACACCGTTACCCAGAAGTGCGAGATATTTTATTATGGGGGTTGCCAGGGAAATGCCAACAACTTCAATAGTTATCAGGAATGCCAAAAGGCATGCTTCAGAATTCCAA AGATTCCTCAAATCTGCAGGTTTCCCAAAGAGGCGGGTCATTGTCGTGGCCTCTTTCCCCGCTATTTCTTCAACATGACCACTATGCAGTGTGAGTCCTTTTACTACGGGGGATGTGGTGGAAACACCAATCGCTTTAATGACCTCCCCTCTTGCCTGGAGTACTGCAGTCCCAAAAAAA CTATTCCTGTGCTCTGTCTGGACCCTCTGGACAAAGGGAAGTGTTCGGCCTCTATAACGCGGTACTACTACAACACGGCCACCAAGATGTGCGAGGAGTTTGTCTACTCGGGCTGCGGAGGAAGCAGCAACAACTTTGTGTCACGGCAGAGCTGTGTGGACGTGTGTGTTCAAG gacCAAAAAAACGCTCAAGTCATGGGAAACTTCGGCGCTTGAAGCAAAATAGAAACAATCGCATCCAGCTGTTCCAGGTCGAAAAAGCCTGA
- the tfpi2 gene encoding tissue factor pathway inhibitor 2 isoform X2, translating into MEFALLAFFTLFASFSSSLALSRSKGACLLQVENGPCRGEIERYYYNTVTQKCEIFYYGGCQGNANNFNSYQECQKACFRIPKIPQICRFPKEAGHCRGLFPRYFFNMTTMQCESFYYGGCGGNTNRFNDLPSCLEYCSPKKSYYSCALSGPSGQREVFGLYNAVLLQHGHQDVRGVCLLGLRRKQQQLCVTAELCGRVCSRTKKTLKSWETSALEAK; encoded by the exons ATGGAGTTTGCCTTGCTCGCGTTTTTTACGTTATTTGCATCATTTTCCAGCAGTCTGGCGTTGTCGCGAAGTAAAG GCGCATGTCTGCTTCAAGTGGAAAATGGTCCCTGCAGAGGAGAAATCGAGCGCTATTACTACAACACCGTTACCCAGAAGTGCGAGATATTTTATTATGGGGGTTGCCAGGGAAATGCCAACAACTTCAATAGTTATCAGGAATGCCAAAAGGCATGCTTCAGAATTCCAA AGATTCCTCAAATCTGCAGGTTTCCCAAAGAGGCGGGTCATTGTCGTGGCCTCTTTCCCCGCTATTTCTTCAACATGACCACTATGCAGTGTGAGTCCTTTTACTACGGGGGATGTGGTGGAAACACCAATCGCTTTAATGACCTCCCCTCTTGCCTGGAGTACTGCAGTCCCAAAAAAAGTTA CTATTCCTGTGCTCTGTCTGGACCCTCTGGACAAAGGGAAGTGTTCGGCCTCTATAACGCGGTACTACTACAACACGGCCACCAAGATGTGCGAGGAGTTTGTCTACTCGGGCTGCGGAGGAAGCAGCAACAACTTTGTGTCACGGCAGAGCTGTGTGGACGTGTGTGTTCAAG gacCAAAAAAACGCTCAAGTCATGGGAAACTTCGGCGCTTGAAGCAAAATAG
- the gngt1 gene encoding guanine nucleotide-binding protein G(T) subunit gamma-T1, giving the protein MPVINVDDLTDKDKALMEVNQLKIEVKLERWLTSKCCEEIKEYIQAGVEEDTLVKGISEEKNPFKEKGGCVIC; this is encoded by the exons atGCCAGTCATAAATGTGGATGACCTGACGGACAAGGATAAGGCTCTGATGGAAGTAAACCAACTCAAAATTGAAGTAAAGCTTGAGAGGTGGTTG ACATCTAAATGCTGTGAGGAAATCAAGGAGTACATTCAGGCTGGAGTGGAGGAGGACACCCTCGTCAAAGGCATTTCAGAGGAGAAGAACCCCTTCAAGGAGAAAGGTGGCTGTGTCATCTGCTGA
- the LOC116731398 gene encoding probable acyl-CoA dehydrogenase 6 isoform X1 — MALREGALRVKMLICSRNLYKFASFSGARLLSKHVSSQSVSPKPAEIADDHLIYTQEHFALKEALRKLIDQEINPYVDQWEAEGTFPAHKVFKILGNAGFLGVNKPVEYGGLGLDFSYSVAVAEELGSIRCGGIPMAIGVQSDMATPALARFGSDELKKEFLLPSIMGDKVACLGVSEVGAGSDVSSIKTKAVRKGDEYVINGGKMWTTSGTQADWMCLLANTSNGPPHKNKSLICLPMNLPGVHVARKINKIGMWSSDTAEVFFDDVHVPCKNVIGQEGMGFTYQMLQFQEERLWAVANIVTTMDSVIQETINYTRQRKVFQQPVLYHQAVHFRLAELQTEVELLRSLLYRATAMYIKGNDVTKLASMAKLKGGRLARELSDSCLQYWGGMGFTSDVPVSRFYRDSRLMSIGAGADEVMLGIICKYMDTLPRK, encoded by the exons ATGGCGCTACGTGAAGGAGCTCTGCGCGTAAAGATGCTGATCTGCAGCCGCAATTTGTACAAATTCGCCTCTTTTTCAGGTGCTCGCTTGCTTTCCAAGCATGTGTCCTCTCAGTCCGTATCGCCCAAGCCCGCAGAGATCGCGGATGACCATTTAATCTACACACAAGAGCACTTTGCGTTGAAGGAGGCCCTCAGGAAG CTCATCGACCAGGAGATTAACCCTTATGTGGATCAGTGGGAAGCAGAAGGGACTTTTCCAGCCCACAAAGTCTTCAAGATACTGGGAAATGCAGGCTTTCTTGGAGTGAACAAACCAGTTG AATACGGAGGCTTGGGATTGGACTTCAGCTATAGTGTTGCCGTAGCAGAGGAGCTCGGCAGCATTCGCTGCGGAGGCATTCCCATGGCCATTGGCGTGCAAAGTGACATGGCTACTCCAGCTCTGGCCAG GTTTGGTTCAGACGAGCTGAAGAAGGAGTTCCTGCTTCCCTCCATTATGGGGGACAAAGTGGCCTGTCTTGGTGTGAGTGAGGTTGGAGCTGGCTCCGACGTCTCAA GTATTAAGACCAAGGCAGTGAGAAAAGGGGATGAATATGTGATAAATGGAGGAAAGATGTGGACAACCAGTGGTACACAGGCTGACTGGATGTGTCTCCTCGCCAACACCAGCAATGGACCCCCACACAAGAACAAATCTCTCATCTGTTTACCCATGAACCTGCCAG GAGTACACGTTGCCCGGAAGATTAATAAAATCGGCATGTGGTCATCGGACACAGCCGAAGTTTTCTTCGATGATgtccacgtaccctgcaagaaCGTCATCGGCCAGGAAGGCATGGGCTTTACTTATCAGATGCTTCAGTTCCAGGAAGAAAGGCTCTGGGCCGTGGCCAATA TTGTCACCACAATGGACAGCGTCATTCAGGAAACCATCAATTACACACGGCAGAGGAAGGTCTTCCAGCAGCCCGTCCTCTATCACCAGGCAGTTCACTTCAGGCTGGCCGAGCTTCAGACGGAAGTCGAGTTGCTCCGCTCCCTCCTGTACCGCGCTACAG CAATGTACATTAAAGGTAATGATGTGACCAAGCTGGCTTCTATGGCCAAGTTAAAGGGCGGCCGCCTTGCGAGAGAACTGAGCGACAGCTGTCTGCAGTACTGGGGCGGGATGGGCTTCACCAGTGATGTGCCAGTCAGCAGATTTTACAG GGATTCCAGGTTAATGTCGATTGGTGCAGGAGCTGATGAGGTCATGCTGGGAATCATTTGCAAATACATGGACACGCTGCCCAGGAAGTGA
- the LOC116731398 gene encoding probable acyl-CoA dehydrogenase 6 isoform X2: MALREGALRVKMLICSRNLYKFASFSGARLLSKHVSSQSVSPKPAEIADDHLIYTQEHFALKEALRKLIDQEINPYVDQWEAEGTFPAHKVFKILGNAGFLGVNKPVEYGGLGLDFSYSVAVAEELGSIRCGGIPMAIGVQSDMATPALARFGSDELKKEFLLPSIMGDKVACLGVSEVGAGSDVSSIKTKAVRKGDEYVINGGKMWTTSGTQADWMCLLANTSNGPPHKNKSLICLPMNLPGVHVARKINKIGMWSSDTAEVFFDDVHVPCKNVIGQEGMGFTYQMLQFQEERLWAVANIVTTMDSVIQETINYTRQRKVFQQPVLYHQAVHFRLAELQTEVELLRSLLYRATGLVQAVKKRKC, encoded by the exons ATGGCGCTACGTGAAGGAGCTCTGCGCGTAAAGATGCTGATCTGCAGCCGCAATTTGTACAAATTCGCCTCTTTTTCAGGTGCTCGCTTGCTTTCCAAGCATGTGTCCTCTCAGTCCGTATCGCCCAAGCCCGCAGAGATCGCGGATGACCATTTAATCTACACACAAGAGCACTTTGCGTTGAAGGAGGCCCTCAGGAAG CTCATCGACCAGGAGATTAACCCTTATGTGGATCAGTGGGAAGCAGAAGGGACTTTTCCAGCCCACAAAGTCTTCAAGATACTGGGAAATGCAGGCTTTCTTGGAGTGAACAAACCAGTTG AATACGGAGGCTTGGGATTGGACTTCAGCTATAGTGTTGCCGTAGCAGAGGAGCTCGGCAGCATTCGCTGCGGAGGCATTCCCATGGCCATTGGCGTGCAAAGTGACATGGCTACTCCAGCTCTGGCCAG GTTTGGTTCAGACGAGCTGAAGAAGGAGTTCCTGCTTCCCTCCATTATGGGGGACAAAGTGGCCTGTCTTGGTGTGAGTGAGGTTGGAGCTGGCTCCGACGTCTCAA GTATTAAGACCAAGGCAGTGAGAAAAGGGGATGAATATGTGATAAATGGAGGAAAGATGTGGACAACCAGTGGTACACAGGCTGACTGGATGTGTCTCCTCGCCAACACCAGCAATGGACCCCCACACAAGAACAAATCTCTCATCTGTTTACCCATGAACCTGCCAG GAGTACACGTTGCCCGGAAGATTAATAAAATCGGCATGTGGTCATCGGACACAGCCGAAGTTTTCTTCGATGATgtccacgtaccctgcaagaaCGTCATCGGCCAGGAAGGCATGGGCTTTACTTATCAGATGCTTCAGTTCCAGGAAGAAAGGCTCTGGGCCGTGGCCAATA TTGTCACCACAATGGACAGCGTCATTCAGGAAACCATCAATTACACACGGCAGAGGAAGGTCTTCCAGCAGCCCGTCCTCTATCACCAGGCAGTTCACTTCAGGCTGGCCGAGCTTCAGACGGAAGTCGAGTTGCTCCGCTCCCTCCTGTACCGCGCTACAG GCCTGGTTCAGGcagtaaagaaaagaaaatgctga
- the bet1 gene encoding BET1 homolog, giving the protein MRRAGLGEGSSGQYVASGYSVHEEENEHLQEGLRNKVKALASLSIEIGNEVKNQNKMLDEMDSDFDSTGGLLGATIGRVKQLSRGSQTKLLCYMLLFCLFVFFVLYWFIKLR; this is encoded by the exons ATGAGGCGCGCCGGACTGG GTGAAGGAAGCTCTGGACAGTATGTAGCCAGCGGCTACAGTGTGCATGAGGAGGAAAATGAGCATCTTCAGGAGGGACTGAGGAACAAAGTCAAAGCCCTGGCGAGT CTGTCAATTGAAATCGGAAACGAAGTGAAGAACCAGAATAAAATGTTGGACGAAATG GACTCGGACTTTGACTCGACGGGCGGGTTGCTCGGCGCCACCATCGGTCGAGTCAAGCAGCTGTCCAGAGGCAGCCAGACCAAGCTGCTGTGCTACATGCTGCTCTTCTGCctctttgtcttctttgttcTCTACTGGTTTATCAAGTTGAGATGA